From a region of the Acinetobacter larvae genome:
- a CDS encoding glutathione S-transferase family protein yields MIDLYYWGTPNGRKISIALEEMKLPYQIIPINIGENDQFQADFLKISPNNKIPAIVDQDGPQGQAISVFESGAILQYLGRKTGQFYPQDELQRVQVEQWLMWQMGGLGPMLGQNHHFNRFAPVQIDYAQQRYINESKRLYKVLEQQLIGQDYVCGAYSIADMAIFPWLLSYAWQSIDLADYPNVAAYIARIQARPAVQRALAIEL; encoded by the coding sequence ATGATTGATTTATATTATTGGGGAACCCCAAATGGTCGTAAAATTAGTATTGCATTAGAAGAAATGAAACTGCCTTATCAAATTATTCCGATTAATATTGGTGAGAATGATCAATTCCAAGCAGATTTTTTAAAAATCTCGCCTAATAATAAAATTCCAGCAATTGTCGATCAGGATGGACCACAAGGACAAGCCATTTCAGTATTTGAATCCGGCGCGATTTTACAATATCTAGGACGAAAAACAGGGCAGTTTTATCCGCAAGATGAATTACAGCGTGTGCAAGTTGAGCAATGGTTGATGTGGCAAATGGGAGGCTTAGGACCAATGCTTGGGCAAAACCACCATTTTAATCGTTTTGCACCAGTACAAATTGACTATGCGCAACAGCGTTATATCAATGAATCAAAAAGATTATATAAGGTTTTAGAGCAGCAGTTAATTGGTCAAGACTATGTCTGCGGTGCATACTCGATTGCCGATATGGCTATTTTCCCTTGGCTGTTGTCTTATGCATGGCAAAGTATCGATCTGGCGGATTATCCCAATGTGGCGGCTTATATTGCGCGTATACAAGCTCGACCTGCCGTGCAACGTGCTTTAGCAATAGAGCTTTAG
- a CDS encoding DUF7709 family protein, whose product MSEVTGTAELSHINQKVVKEGQVLATVELKDGSRVQTGTVATMLMNIQLYNQGQRGEVEHELTMAIPTLVKVGLFDLFSVPEWIQGDNPGRRFVGLQAQKYLLNAAAQGHKP is encoded by the coding sequence ATGTCAGAAGTAACAGGTACAGCTGAATTATCACATATTAATCAAAAAGTTGTAAAAGAAGGGCAAGTACTTGCTACAGTAGAATTAAAAGATGGTAGTCGGGTGCAAACTGGTACTGTAGCGACCATGCTGATGAACATACAACTGTATAATCAAGGACAACGTGGTGAAGTCGAACATGAGTTAACTATGGCAATTCCGACTTTGGTTAAAGTAGGCTTATTTGATTTATTTTCGGTACCAGAGTGGATACAAGGGGATAATCCAGGTCGACGTTTTGTGGGCTTACAAGCGCAAAAATATTTGTTGAACGCTGCGGCACAAGGTCACAAGCCATAG
- the infC gene encoding translation initiation factor IF-3 codes for MKQPDRNQQQGAKSNRPALNNEIRAKEVRLVAADGEQRGIVSLTEALRAAEEADLDLVEIVANAEPPVCKIMDFNKHLFDLKQKQKDAKKKQHQVQVKEIKLRPGTDVGDYNVKLRAIIRFLEDGNKVKITLRFRGREMAHQQLGLAQLKKIETDVAEFGVVEQAPKMEGRQMGMLLGPKKKK; via the coding sequence ATTAAACAGCCTGATCGTAACCAACAACAAGGTGCTAAAAGCAATCGTCCTGCATTAAATAACGAGATCCGTGCAAAAGAAGTGCGCCTCGTTGCAGCAGATGGAGAACAAAGAGGGATTGTTTCTTTGACTGAGGCACTTCGTGCTGCAGAAGAAGCGGATCTTGATTTGGTTGAGATTGTTGCCAATGCAGAACCACCTGTTTGTAAAATCATGGACTTTAACAAGCATTTATTTGACTTGAAACAAAAGCAGAAAGATGCGAAAAAGAAACAACATCAAGTTCAAGTGAAAGAAATTAAGTTGCGTCCTGGTACCGATGTCGGTGATTACAACGTCAAATTACGTGCCATTATTCGCTTCCTTGAAGACGGCAATAAAGTAAAAATTACTTTGCGTTTCCGTGGACGTGAAATGGCGCATCAACAATTGGGTCTAGCTCAGTTGAAGAAAATTGAAACTGACGTTGCTGAATTTGGTGTGGTAGAGCAAGCACCGAAAATGGAAGGTCGGCAGATGGGGATGTTACTTGGACCGAAAAAGAAAAAGTAA
- the thrS gene encoding threonine--tRNA ligase — translation MPVITLPNGDQKSFDQAISVMQLAQSIGPGLAKNTVAGRIDGRLVDASDLITEDATVHIITPKDSEGVEIIRHSCAHLVGHAVKQLFPEAKMVIGPVIEEGFYYDIWMPRPFTLEDLAAVEARMKQLIEQDYDVIKKMTPRAEVIELFSQRGEDYKLRLVEDMPDEQAMGLYYHQEYVDMCRGPHVPNTKFLKAFKLTKISGAYWRGDAKNEQLQRIYGTAWADKKELAAYIKRIEEAEKRDHRRIGKALDLFHLQEEAPGMVFWHPNGWTIYQVLEQYMRQVQKDNGYQEIRTPQVVDLSLWKKSGHAENYAENMFTTHSESREYAVKPMNCPCHVQVFNQGLKSYRELPLRLAEFGSCHRNEPSGSLHGIMRVRGFTQDDAHIFCTKSQIADEVAKFIQLTLDVYKDFGFEEVQMKLSTRPEKRVGSEEMWDTAEKALADALDAAGLPWDLQPGEGAFYGPKIEFSLKDCLGRVWQCGTIQCDPNMPERLDATFVTEDNDRDYPIMLHRAILGSFERFIGILIEHYAGFMPPWLAPIQACVMNITDAQASAVESVVAQLQQSGIRVISDLRNEKIGFKIRERTLERIPYLLVLGDREVEEGTVNVRTRSGKNLGTMSIADFIDLVKAAVAERGRYIVE, via the coding sequence ATGCCTGTTATTACACTACCGAATGGCGATCAAAAAAGTTTTGATCAAGCAATTTCTGTTATGCAACTTGCACAAAGTATTGGACCAGGTTTGGCAAAGAATACTGTGGCAGGTCGCATAGATGGTCGTTTAGTCGATGCATCTGATCTGATTACAGAAGACGCTACGGTACACATTATTACTCCAAAAGACAGTGAAGGTGTAGAAATCATTCGTCACTCTTGTGCGCATCTTGTTGGGCACGCAGTGAAACAACTCTTTCCTGAAGCGAAAATGGTCATTGGTCCAGTGATCGAAGAAGGCTTTTATTACGACATCTGGATGCCACGTCCATTTACTTTAGAAGATCTTGCCGCTGTTGAAGCACGCATGAAACAGTTGATTGAACAAGACTACGATGTCATTAAGAAGATGACACCACGTGCGGAAGTGATTGAATTGTTCAGCCAACGTGGCGAAGACTATAAATTACGTCTGGTTGAAGACATGCCCGATGAGCAAGCGATGGGCTTGTATTATCATCAAGAATATGTCGATATGTGCCGTGGACCGCACGTTCCCAATACTAAATTTTTAAAAGCATTCAAGCTGACCAAAATTTCTGGGGCTTATTGGCGCGGTGATGCCAAGAATGAACAGCTACAACGTATTTATGGCACCGCTTGGGCAGATAAAAAAGAACTCGCGGCTTATATCAAACGGATCGAAGAAGCGGAAAAACGCGATCACCGTCGTATTGGTAAAGCGCTTGATTTATTCCATTTACAAGAAGAAGCACCCGGCATGGTGTTTTGGCATCCCAATGGTTGGACCATCTATCAAGTACTTGAACAATATATGCGTCAAGTGCAAAAAGACAATGGCTACCAAGAAATTCGTACCCCACAAGTGGTCGATCTCAGTTTGTGGAAAAAATCAGGTCACGCTGAAAACTATGCCGAAAACATGTTCACCACACATTCGGAAAGTCGTGAATATGCAGTGAAACCCATGAACTGTCCTTGTCATGTACAAGTATTCAATCAAGGGCTTAAGTCATATCGCGAATTACCATTACGTTTGGCAGAATTTGGTTCTTGTCATCGTAATGAACCTTCTGGTTCTTTACATGGTATTATGCGAGTGCGCGGTTTTACCCAAGATGATGCACATATTTTCTGTACCAAATCTCAAATTGCAGATGAAGTGGCAAAGTTTATCCAGCTGACTTTAGATGTATATAAAGACTTTGGTTTTGAAGAAGTACAAATGAAACTCTCAACACGTCCTGAAAAACGTGTCGGCAGTGAAGAAATGTGGGATACCGCAGAAAAAGCTTTAGCAGATGCTTTAGATGCAGCTGGATTACCATGGGATTTACAACCGGGTGAAGGTGCATTCTATGGTCCAAAAATTGAATTTTCTCTAAAAGACTGTCTAGGTCGCGTATGGCAATGTGGTACTATTCAATGTGATCCAAATATGCCAGAACGTTTGGATGCCACTTTTGTGACTGAGGATAACGATCGCGATTATCCAATTATGTTACACCGTGCGATCTTAGGTAGCTTTGAACGTTTTATTGGTATACTCATCGAACACTATGCGGGCTTTATGCCACCATGGTTAGCGCCTATTCAAGCTTGTGTCATGAATATTACCGATGCACAGGCATCTGCTGTCGAGTCTGTTGTCGCACAATTGCAACAAAGTGGAATTCGTGTAATTTCTGACTTGAGAAATGAGAAAATCGGCTTTAAGATTCGTGAACGTACATTAGAACGTATTCCTTATCTTTTGGTTCTAGGTGACCGTGAAGTCGAGGAAGGTACAGTGAACGTCCGTACGCGTTCTGGTAAAAATTTAGGGACTATGTCAATTGCAGACTTTATTGACTTAGTGAAAGCAGCCGTCGCCGAACGTGGCCGGTATATTGTGGAGTAA
- a CDS encoding acyl-CoA synthetase: MHAYDQLTANPANFVALSPLRFLQRAAAIYPHKTAIIYHDRQISWQQSYRRCCQFAHQLQRLGIGKNDTVSVLLPNIPAMIEAHFAIPMVGAVLNTLNTRLDAKSIAFMLQHAESKVLFVDPEFAALAEEALALVAEKIIVIDVADHSFAPDHPGIGEFEYETWIAQGDADFKWSLPQDEWDAISLNYTSGTTGSPKGVVYHHRGAYLNAASNILACGMTPGASYLWTLPLFHCNGWCFAWSVAANAGTNICLRKVDPALVFQLIEQHQIQYLCGAPIVLSMLINAPKSQQIVFQHRVEVMVAGAAPPVAIIAAMHDLGIKVNHVYGLTETYGPSALCARQVEWEALSIHDQAQLNSRQGVPYPLQDAMCVLDPETLQAVAHDGKTVGEIMFRGNIVMKGYLKNPEATAAAFAGGWFHSGDLAVVHPDGYAKIIDRSKDIIISGGENISSLEIEEVLYSHPAIMTAAVVAKPDARWQEVPCAFVELKADMQASPEEIIDYCQQRLARFKVPKDVIITEIPKTSTGKLQKFILRQWAEQRVA, from the coding sequence ATGCATGCTTATGATCAGTTGACAGCCAATCCTGCTAATTTCGTAGCCTTATCACCACTTCGATTTTTACAACGTGCTGCCGCGATTTATCCACATAAAACCGCCATTATTTATCATGATCGGCAGATTAGCTGGCAGCAAAGCTATCGCCGTTGCTGCCAATTTGCACATCAATTGCAGCGTTTAGGGATCGGCAAAAATGATACTGTCTCGGTATTATTGCCCAATATTCCAGCCATGATCGAAGCCCATTTTGCCATCCCAATGGTCGGTGCAGTACTCAATACCCTCAATACGCGTCTCGATGCCAAAAGTATTGCCTTCATGTTGCAACATGCTGAAAGTAAAGTCCTGTTCGTCGATCCAGAATTTGCAGCATTGGCTGAAGAAGCACTTGCTTTGGTCGCAGAAAAAATTATCGTCATTGATGTTGCCGATCACAGCTTTGCGCCAGATCATCCAGGCATTGGTGAATTTGAATATGAAACATGGATTGCCCAAGGTGATGCCGATTTCAAATGGTCGCTGCCACAAGATGAATGGGATGCCATTAGTTTAAATTATACCTCTGGAACCACGGGCAGTCCCAAAGGCGTGGTATATCACCATCGCGGGGCATACCTCAATGCTGCCAGTAATATACTGGCTTGCGGCATGACACCAGGTGCAAGTTACTTATGGACTTTGCCGCTATTTCATTGCAATGGCTGGTGCTTTGCATGGAGTGTTGCAGCCAATGCCGGTACCAATATTTGTCTACGTAAAGTAGATCCAGCGTTGGTCTTTCAGTTAATTGAACAACATCAAATCCAATATTTATGTGGTGCCCCCATTGTCTTGTCGATGCTCATTAACGCCCCCAAGTCACAACAAATTGTGTTCCAACACCGTGTAGAAGTTATGGTTGCTGGCGCTGCACCACCTGTCGCCATTATTGCCGCCATGCATGATCTCGGCATTAAGGTCAATCATGTATATGGGCTCACAGAAACCTATGGACCATCCGCATTATGCGCACGGCAAGTCGAATGGGAGGCACTATCGATTCATGATCAAGCGCAGTTGAACTCACGCCAAGGCGTGCCCTACCCTTTGCAGGATGCAATGTGCGTTTTAGATCCCGAGACTTTACAAGCTGTAGCCCATGATGGCAAAACAGTGGGTGAAATCATGTTCCGTGGCAACATTGTCATGAAGGGCTATCTCAAAAACCCCGAAGCAACCGCGGCAGCCTTTGCTGGTGGATGGTTTCATAGTGGTGATTTAGCCGTAGTCCATCCAGATGGCTATGCCAAAATCATTGATCGCAGTAAAGACATTATTATTTCTGGTGGTGAAAATATTTCTTCCTTAGAAATTGAAGAAGTACTGTATAGCCATCCAGCCATTATGACGGCAGCTGTTGTCGCCAAACCCGATGCGCGGTGGCAAGAAGTGCCCTGTGCATTTGTGGAGCTCAAAGCAGATATGCAGGCAAGCCCTGAAGAGATCATAGACTATTGCCAGCAACGTCTAGCACGCTTCAAAGTACCGAAAGACGTTATTATTACCGAGATCCCTAAAACATCAACAGGGAAATTGCAAAAATTTATTTTAAGACAGTGGGCAGAACAACGTGTTGCTTAA
- the yjgA gene encoding ribosome biogenesis factor YjgA, whose protein sequence is MARRPQRYTEEDFDSLDGRASKTEQKKAVQRMAALGERLAELSNKQIQNLPVEERLIDALLDVQLISSFEARRRQFQRIGKLLRNEDETTILSYLTPQQGAKKTAQLQRWVDRMIVQGDPAINEFTKMYNAAERHSLRQHVLRIQRDISKEVSEEELAASKLKLFNYAQQVALISDNVK, encoded by the coding sequence GTGGCACGTCGTCCGCAACGTTATACTGAAGAAGACTTCGACTCCTTAGATGGACGTGCAAGTAAAACCGAACAAAAGAAAGCTGTGCAGCGTATGGCAGCTTTGGGTGAGCGTTTGGCTGAGTTATCCAACAAACAAATTCAAAATTTGCCCGTAGAAGAGCGTTTAATAGATGCTTTGCTTGATGTGCAATTGATTAGCTCATTTGAAGCCCGTCGTCGTCAGTTTCAGCGTATTGGTAAGTTATTGCGCAATGAAGATGAAACCACGATTTTATCGTATTTAACCCCACAGCAAGGCGCAAAAAAAACTGCCCAATTGCAACGTTGGGTTGACCGTATGATCGTACAGGGTGATCCGGCAATCAATGAATTTACTAAAATGTATAATGCAGCAGAACGACATAGTCTACGCCAGCATGTTTTACGTATTCAGCGAGATATCAGCAAAGAGGTCAGTGAAGAAGAATTGGCTGCATCAAAGTTAAAATTGTTTAACTATGCTCAGCAAGTTGCATTGATTTCAGATAACGTTAAATAA
- a CDS encoding HPr family phosphocarrier protein, with amino-acid sequence MIDTTVDVINKLGLHARASGKLIEVTTKFRSRIEIGKGDKLVDAKNILSLLMLGAGKGTTLRLVIDGSDEEQALSEVQALFAAKFYEAD; translated from the coding sequence ATGATTGACACGACTGTAGATGTAATCAATAAATTGGGCTTACATGCACGTGCTTCGGGTAAATTGATCGAGGTCACAACAAAATTTCGATCACGCATTGAAATTGGTAAAGGTGATAAGTTGGTAGATGCCAAGAATATTTTATCTTTACTGATGTTGGGTGCAGGTAAGGGAACAACTTTAAGATTGGTAATAGATGGATCAGATGAAGAACAAGCTTTGTCTGAAGTACAAGCGCTGTTCGCAGCGAAATTTTATGAGGCAGATTAA
- the rapZ gene encoding RNase adapter RapZ — protein sequence MKRILIVTGQSGSGKSSALQVFEDLGYYCIDNLPLALLPEIVAKLDHDNNLEQLALGLDVRSAREDLQDFDDVLRQLQKFGAVDIIYLTTQDQQLISRFSASRRPHPLATRFKSLSECIQEEKNLLLPLKLQATVNIDTTDKSVHDLKDILLSKLGQSDNLIVILQSFGYKYGIPLDTDYIFDVRHLPNPHWNTELRKFSGLDQPVTAFLEQHADVEDMFQDIYVFLQKWLPALQRGHRHYVTISIGCTGGQHRSVYMVNRLQQALQRDWPIQVLHREMKNWS from the coding sequence ATGAAGCGTATTTTAATCGTTACAGGTCAATCAGGCTCAGGAAAATCATCTGCTTTACAAGTATTTGAGGATTTAGGGTATTACTGTATCGATAACTTGCCCTTGGCATTGCTCCCCGAGATTGTGGCGAAACTCGATCATGATAATAATCTAGAACAATTGGCATTAGGACTGGATGTACGCAGTGCACGTGAGGATTTACAAGATTTTGATGATGTACTACGCCAGTTACAAAAGTTTGGTGCGGTCGACATTATTTATCTGACCACGCAAGATCAACAATTGATTTCTCGTTTTAGCGCATCGCGACGTCCACATCCCTTGGCAACACGTTTTAAGAGTTTGTCGGAGTGTATTCAGGAAGAGAAAAATTTACTGTTACCCTTAAAATTACAGGCCACGGTAAATATTGATACTACTGACAAAAGTGTTCATGATCTTAAAGATATTTTATTGTCTAAACTTGGGCAATCCGATAATTTGATTGTGATCTTACAGTCTTTTGGTTATAAATACGGCATTCCTTTAGATACCGACTATATTTTTGATGTACGTCATTTGCCAAACCCACATTGGAATACAGAATTACGTAAATTTTCGGGCTTAGACCAACCGGTCACAGCATTTTTGGAACAGCATGCCGATGTAGAAGACATGTTCCAAGATATCTATGTTTTTTTACAGAAATGGTTGCCTGCCTTACAGCGCGGGCATCGACATTATGTCACTATTTCAATTGGATGTACGGGTGGGCAGCACCGTTCAGTATATATGGTGAATCGTCTGCAGCAGGCATTACAGCGTGATTGGCCGATTCAAGTGTTACATAGAGAAATGAAGAACTGGTCATGA
- the panC gene encoding pantoate--beta-alanine ligase: MKTETSIQGLSASLAPARSARKTIGFVPTMGNLHEGHMQLVREARRICDVVVVSVFVNPIQFGPNEDFASYPRTLEQDSHLLAENGCDILFSPSVEQMYGKQPRLTNIAVNLLTEGLCGAQRPGHFDGVAVVVTKLFNMVQPTYAFFGQKDYQQLAVIQQLVQDLNIPVEVRGVPIVRAEDGLALSSRNGYLTPEQRQIAPKIYASLLAAQQQLKQSESLTIVLEKLRKSLTDAGFVIDYAEARSPQLQTVTAFDQDIVLFVAAKLGNTRLIDNLQIRYTD, translated from the coding sequence ATGAAAACTGAAACAAGTATACAGGGTTTATCTGCATCATTAGCGCCAGCACGAAGTGCGAGAAAGACAATTGGCTTTGTGCCGACCATGGGCAATTTGCATGAAGGGCATATGCAGCTGGTACGTGAGGCACGTCGAATTTGCGATGTGGTCGTGGTCAGTGTATTTGTCAATCCCATTCAATTTGGACCCAATGAAGATTTTGCCAGTTATCCTCGAACGTTAGAGCAAGATAGTCATTTATTGGCAGAAAACGGCTGCGATATTTTATTCAGCCCATCGGTTGAGCAAATGTATGGTAAGCAACCACGCCTCACCAATATCGCGGTGAATCTACTCACAGAGGGCTTATGTGGTGCACAGCGCCCAGGGCATTTTGATGGTGTTGCCGTGGTCGTGACCAAGCTATTCAATATGGTACAACCAACCTATGCATTCTTTGGTCAAAAGGATTATCAGCAACTTGCTGTGATTCAGCAGTTGGTACAGGATTTAAATATCCCTGTTGAAGTTCGCGGTGTACCGATTGTTCGTGCAGAAGATGGTTTGGCCTTGAGTTCACGTAATGGTTATTTAACCCCTGAGCAACGTCAAATCGCACCGAAAATCTATGCCAGTCTATTGGCTGCGCAGCAACAGCTCAAACAATCTGAAAGCTTAACAATTGTGTTAGAAAAGTTGCGCAAGTCGCTTACTGATGCTGGATTTGTGATAGATTATGCCGAGGCGCGTAGCCCACAGTTACAGACCGTGACAGCGTTCGATCAAGATATTGTCTTATTTGTCGCTGCAAAGCTTGGCAATACGCGTTTAATTGATAACTTACAGATTCGCTATACAGACTAA
- the panB gene encoding 3-methyl-2-oxobutanoate hydroxymethyltransferase: protein MISLNDLRQFKQQAKKFSCLTCYDASMAKAMEQAEVDTILVGDSLGMVMQGCDSTLPVSVADMVYHTQAVRRGNKHALLITDLPFLAYATVNDAIANSRAVMQAGAQVVKLEGGAWLADTVNVLARNGVPVCVHLGLTPQSVHILGGYRLQAKTRAAADQLIADCKAVVAAGAVLLLLECVPEQLGQEITSLFPDIPVIGIGAGRGTDGQVLVVQDMLGLNAGHVARFVKNFMAEQAGEHAIRDAFKAYHLAVQAGTFPAPQHTFQVEL from the coding sequence ATGATTAGTCTTAATGATTTGAGACAATTTAAACAACAAGCGAAGAAATTTTCTTGTTTAACTTGTTATGATGCAAGTATGGCAAAAGCAATGGAACAGGCTGAAGTAGATACAATTTTAGTAGGCGATTCCTTGGGAATGGTCATGCAGGGTTGTGATTCTACATTGCCTGTGAGCGTTGCAGACATGGTTTACCATACGCAAGCAGTTCGTCGTGGCAATAAACATGCTTTGTTGATAACCGATTTACCTTTCTTGGCTTATGCCACAGTAAACGATGCTATTGCCAATTCTCGTGCGGTGATGCAGGCAGGTGCGCAAGTGGTTAAATTGGAAGGTGGGGCTTGGCTGGCTGACACCGTAAACGTCTTGGCGCGTAATGGTGTTCCTGTTTGTGTGCATTTGGGCTTGACGCCACAATCTGTCCACATACTGGGAGGCTATAGACTACAAGCCAAAACACGTGCTGCCGCAGATCAGTTAATTGCTGATTGTAAAGCGGTGGTTGCTGCTGGCGCAGTTCTATTGCTGTTAGAGTGTGTGCCTGAGCAATTGGGGCAAGAAATCACCTCTTTGTTCCCAGATATTCCTGTGATTGGAATTGGCGCAGGGCGCGGTACCGATGGACAAGTCTTGGTAGTACAAGACATGTTGGGTCTCAATGCGGGGCATGTGGCGCGTTTTGTCAAAAACTTTATGGCTGAGCAGGCGGGTGAGCATGCCATACGTGATGCATTCAAAGCGTATCATCTGGCGGTACAAGCAGGAACCTTCCCCGCACCGCAACACACTTTTCAAGTTGAGCTATAA
- the folK gene encoding 2-amino-4-hydroxy-6-hydroxymethyldihydropteridine diphosphokinase, whose translation MMQCVYIGIGSNLGDSPKIMRHAVEQLAQWGPLRASSLYHSAPMGPQDQPHYHNAVVQLHTSLAPLDLLDVLQDLEQQAGRVRLRHWGERTLDLDLLLYGDQQISVPRLTVPHTGLLERDFVVIPLLELDATLCVAGQSLQQLTLLKDSTLHLLADSSWVTC comes from the coding sequence ATGATGCAATGTGTGTATATCGGGATCGGCAGTAATCTTGGCGATTCGCCGAAAATTATGCGTCATGCTGTAGAACAGTTGGCGCAATGGGGTCCATTGCGCGCCTCGTCGCTTTATCACAGTGCACCGATGGGACCGCAAGATCAACCGCATTATCACAATGCAGTTGTACAATTACATACCAGCTTGGCGCCATTGGATTTGCTTGATGTCTTACAAGATTTGGAGCAACAAGCAGGGCGGGTGCGCCTCAGACACTGGGGTGAACGAACACTAGACTTAGATTTACTACTCTATGGTGATCAACAGATCTCGGTACCACGTCTGACTGTGCCACATACTGGGTTATTAGAACGAGATTTTGTGGTAATTCCCTTATTAGAATTGGATGCAACCCTATGTGTTGCAGGTCAATCCTTACAGCAATTGACATTGCTCAAAGATTCTACTTTACACCTTCTTGCAGATTCATCTTGGGTGACATGCTGA
- the pcnB gene encoding polynucleotide adenylyltransferase PcnB — MQTLRASKCGLSTALLPSSILDVIDCLTKAGYEAYIVGGGVRDLMLGHRPKDFDAVTNATPAQVKEVFGRRCRIIGRRFELAHVYSGRELIEVATFRAPPKQRQATAAGMILRDNNWGTIEQDYARRDFSINTLYYQPQKGIVLDFCRAVDDIQSKTLRLLGEPQVRFEEDPVRMLRTLRFAAKLGFQIDPAILAVLTAKQAELLRDVSPHRLYDESQKLFTMGHLHRVLPMLIEYGIWKQLFADIPAQVNPFIQKAAQNTDQRIQIGKTINPAFFYAVLLWQPFLQRCEFYTQQKGLVASEARAQAGLDVLKRQATRTIIPRFAETFIREVWEMQSRLLDPKPQQIEALSGHARFRAGFDFLLLREKSGDGSTQGMGQWWESYQHLSADEKEQTIRAYNRKRQRNRRKSTEPVLQQGADTEIEPLVEQQEKPRRGRQPRRTASTDNNTVSVPQSGQQQSLDHPILRRKRVQRDLNQVVFGPTQ; from the coding sequence TTGCAAACCTTGCGTGCGTCAAAGTGTGGATTATCCACAGCTCTATTACCTTCTTCAATCTTAGATGTTATTGACTGTTTAACCAAAGCGGGCTATGAGGCTTATATCGTCGGTGGTGGTGTCAGAGATCTTATGTTGGGACATCGTCCCAAGGATTTCGATGCGGTGACCAATGCGACCCCTGCCCAAGTCAAAGAGGTTTTTGGTCGTCGTTGTCGGATTATTGGTCGTCGCTTTGAATTGGCCCATGTGTACTCTGGGCGCGAGTTAATCGAAGTGGCAACCTTTCGTGCACCGCCCAAGCAACGTCAAGCGACTGCTGCGGGTATGATTCTAAGAGATAATAACTGGGGAACCATCGAACAAGATTATGCTCGACGTGATTTCTCAATCAATACTTTATATTACCAACCGCAAAAAGGTATTGTGCTCGACTTTTGTCGCGCGGTAGATGATATTCAATCGAAAACCCTGCGTTTATTGGGAGAGCCGCAAGTACGTTTTGAAGAAGATCCAGTGCGGATGCTGAGAACTTTACGTTTTGCTGCCAAGTTGGGCTTTCAAATTGACCCCGCAATTTTAGCCGTGCTGACCGCTAAACAAGCTGAATTATTGCGCGATGTGTCGCCGCATCGTCTCTATGATGAGTCACAAAAGCTATTTACCATGGGGCATTTGCATCGTGTCTTACCGATGCTGATCGAGTATGGTATTTGGAAGCAGTTATTTGCCGATATTCCCGCACAGGTCAATCCTTTTATTCAGAAAGCCGCCCAAAATACCGATCAACGTATTCAGATTGGCAAGACCATCAATCCTGCATTTTTTTATGCTGTTTTATTGTGGCAGCCTTTTTTACAACGCTGTGAATTCTACACGCAGCAAAAAGGTTTGGTGGCCAGTGAAGCACGAGCCCAAGCTGGTTTGGATGTATTAAAACGACAAGCGACCCGTACGATTATTCCACGTTTTGCTGAGACTTTTATTCGAGAAGTCTGGGAGATGCAAAGCCGCTTACTCGATCCTAAACCACAGCAAATAGAAGCATTGTCGGGGCACGCACGTTTCCGTGCTGGTTTTGACTTTTTGTTGTTGCGTGAAAAATCTGGCGATGGCAGTACGCAAGGCATGGGGCAATGGTGGGAAAGCTATCAACATTTGTCTGCCGATGAAAAAGAACAGACCATTCGTGCTTATAATCGCAAACGGCAAAGAAATCGTCGTAAAAGTACAGAGCCTGTGTTACAACAGGGAGCAGATACTGAGATAGAACCTTTAGTTGAACAACAAGAAAAACCACGTCGTGGACGTCAGCCACGCCGTACAGCATCTACAGATAATAATACCGTCTCAGTTCCGCAGTCTGGGCAACAGCAAAGCTTGGATCATCCAATTTTAAGGCGTAAACGCGTGCAACGTGATTTAAATCAAGTGGTATTTGGACCAACACAATGA